The proteins below are encoded in one region of Gopherus flavomarginatus isolate rGopFla2 chromosome 12, rGopFla2.mat.asm, whole genome shotgun sequence:
- the LOC127032666 gene encoding uncharacterized protein LOC127032666 isoform X2 produces MLRLLRGSNRRTAGGTGNAGPPLPTAHGGPAPCQPRGDRASLHRALSSWGAQPHVVDLRSDTVTRPSMAMRQAMAQAEVGDDDYGEDPTINELQRLAAQLLGMEEALFVPTSTMANLISVMCHCQRRGAQLLVGREAHLHVFEQGGVAQVAGVHSQVLQDLPDGTLDLNELESRVRVGYGSRYHPRSVLICLENTHSSAGGRVLPLAYLREVRLLADRYRLRVHMDGARLMNAAVAQGVSPAQITQHCDSVSLCFSKGLGAPAGALVAGCREFVAEAWRIRKLLGGGMRQAGVLAAAARIGLERMEETLQRDHRNARRFAQGIWELGSPICSVDPSAVETNMVLVTVAVPWLSPEKLCERMQAVSEEEVAETGRAVSVRLFPWAARSLRAVWHCDVSAQDTQLAANKLKFVAEQCWRERGTAP; encoded by the exons ATGCTGCGGCTGCTCCGTGGGTCGAACCGCCGGACGGCGGGGGGCACTGGCAATGCaggcccccccctccccactgcgcACGGGGGCCCCGCCCCGTGCCAGCCCCGAGGCGACCGGGCCTCCCTGCACCGGG ccctgagcagctGGGGGGCCCAGCCCCACGTGGTGGATCTGCGCAGCGACACGGTGACCAGGCCCAGCATGGCAATGAGACAGGCTATGGCCCAGGCCGAGGTGGGGGATGACGACTATGGGGAGGACCCAACGATCAATG AGCTCCAGCGCTTGGCCGCCCAGCTCCTAGGAATGGAGGAGGCTTTGTTTGTGCCAACGTCGACCATGGCAAACCTCATTTCTG TGATGTGCCACTGCCAGCGCCGGGGGGCTCAGCTGCTCGTCGGGAGGGAGGCCCATCTGCACGTCTTCGAACAGGGAGGGGTTGCACAG GTAGCTGGGGTCCATTCTCAGGTGCTACAGGATCTTCCAGATGGCACCTTGGATCTCAACGAGCTGGAGTCGAGAGTCCGTGTGGGCTATGGCAGCCGGTACCACCCTCGCTCAGTGCTCATCTGCCTGGAGAACACCCACAGCTCTGCAGGGGGCCGGGTGCTCCCCCTTGCCTACCTCAGGGAG GTGCGTCTGCTTGCTGACCGCTACCGGCTGCGCGTCCACATGGACGGGGCACGGCTGATGAATGCGGCTGTGGCCCAAGGCGTCAGCCCGGCTCAGATCACCCAGCACTGTGACTCCGTCTCCCTCTGCTTCTCCAAG gggctgggtgcCCCAGCCGGGGCGCTGGTTGCTGGGTGCAGAGAGTTCGTGGCAGAGGCCTGGCGCATACGAAAGCTGCTTGGTGGAGGGATGCGCCAGGCTGGAGTGCTGGCGGCAGCTGCCCGCATAGGGCTGGAGCGCATGGAGGAGACACTGCAGAGAGACCACCGCAACGCCCGCCGCTTTGCCCAAG GCATCTGGGAGCTTGGCTCGCCCATCTGCTCCGTCGACCCCTCAGCTGTGGAGACCAACATGGTGCTGGTGACGGTGGCTGTGCCCTGGCTGTCCCCTGAGAAGCTGTGTGAGCGCATGCAGGCGGTGagcgaggaggaggtggctgagACGGGGCGTGCTGTCAGTGTGCGGCTGTTCCCATGGGCTGCGCGCTCCCTGCGTGCTGTCTGGCACTGTGACGTCTCCGCACAGGACACCCAGCTGGCAGCCAACAAGCTGAAATTTGTGGCCGAGCAGTGCTGGCGGGAGCGAGGTACTGCACCCTAG
- the LOC127032666 gene encoding uncharacterized protein LOC127032666 isoform X1, translating into MAMRQAMAQAEVGDDDYGEDPTINELQRLAAQLLGMEEALFVPTSTMANLISVMCHCQRRGAQLLVGREAHLHVFEQGGVAQVAGVHSQVLQDLPDGTLDLNELESRVRVGYGSRYHPRSVLICLENTHSSAGGRVLPLAYLREVRLLADRYRLRVHMDGARLMNAAVAQGVSPAQITQHCDSVSLCFSKGLGAPAGALVAGCREFVAEAWRIRKLLGGGMRQAGVLAAAARIGLERMEETLQRDHRNARRFAQGIWELGSPICSVDPSAVETNMVLVTVAVPWLSPEKLCERMQAVSEEEVAETGRAVSVRLFPWAARSLRAVWHCDVSAQDTQLAANKLKFVAEQCWRERGTAP; encoded by the exons ATGGCAATGAGACAGGCTATGGCCCAGGCCGAGGTGGGGGATGACGACTATGGGGAGGACCCAACGATCAATG AGCTCCAGCGCTTGGCCGCCCAGCTCCTAGGAATGGAGGAGGCTTTGTTTGTGCCAACGTCGACCATGGCAAACCTCATTTCTG TGATGTGCCACTGCCAGCGCCGGGGGGCTCAGCTGCTCGTCGGGAGGGAGGCCCATCTGCACGTCTTCGAACAGGGAGGGGTTGCACAG GTAGCTGGGGTCCATTCTCAGGTGCTACAGGATCTTCCAGATGGCACCTTGGATCTCAACGAGCTGGAGTCGAGAGTCCGTGTGGGCTATGGCAGCCGGTACCACCCTCGCTCAGTGCTCATCTGCCTGGAGAACACCCACAGCTCTGCAGGGGGCCGGGTGCTCCCCCTTGCCTACCTCAGGGAG GTGCGTCTGCTTGCTGACCGCTACCGGCTGCGCGTCCACATGGACGGGGCACGGCTGATGAATGCGGCTGTGGCCCAAGGCGTCAGCCCGGCTCAGATCACCCAGCACTGTGACTCCGTCTCCCTCTGCTTCTCCAAG gggctgggtgcCCCAGCCGGGGCGCTGGTTGCTGGGTGCAGAGAGTTCGTGGCAGAGGCCTGGCGCATACGAAAGCTGCTTGGTGGAGGGATGCGCCAGGCTGGAGTGCTGGCGGCAGCTGCCCGCATAGGGCTGGAGCGCATGGAGGAGACACTGCAGAGAGACCACCGCAACGCCCGCCGCTTTGCCCAAG GCATCTGGGAGCTTGGCTCGCCCATCTGCTCCGTCGACCCCTCAGCTGTGGAGACCAACATGGTGCTGGTGACGGTGGCTGTGCCCTGGCTGTCCCCTGAGAAGCTGTGTGAGCGCATGCAGGCGGTGagcgaggaggaggtggctgagACGGGGCGTGCTGTCAGTGTGCGGCTGTTCCCATGGGCTGCGCGCTCCCTGCGTGCTGTCTGGCACTGTGACGTCTCCGCACAGGACACCCAGCTGGCAGCCAACAAGCTGAAATTTGTGGCCGAGCAGTGCTGGCGGGAGCGAGGTACTGCACCCTAG
- the TMEM235 gene encoding LOW QUALITY PROTEIN: transmembrane protein 235 (The sequence of the model RefSeq protein was modified relative to this genomic sequence to represent the inferred CDS: deleted 1 base in 1 codon; substituted 1 base at 1 genomic stop codon): protein MFDVFPKPQLLESWDWAWPGLSPAHAQLPAWGEQPVALRPGPTRSNGHTLEESLQSRRSMPYGRGSLAGTRGLPCPQHVRLAQGPVNRGQGVAAWGAEARRSQPQSGHRLRGCEVLGSGCPRSASPALHGPALPQCEPTPGEGGHSAPAGGTAVPGSRTPEGGAWTPAPQSTWAVRPVVVPAGALCLDAVLSSILSFGLLAVAIGSDYWYLVRVEPARDPESPNSHSGLWRVCEGRNICVPLIDPFGSETQEVPTSLQHLICMHRALVVMLPLSLILLVFGWICGVVSSLAQSCXLLLFTGCYFLLGGLLTLTGISIYISYSEVAFAETVRMYNQQHFDHVHISFGWSMALAWLSFSSEVLAGSLLLLAAQLLSLQQATRSVAI from the exons ATGTTTGATGTTTTTcctaagccccagctcctggagtcctgggaTTGG gcctggcctggcctctcCCCTGCTCATGCCCAGCTCCCGGCCTGGGGAGAGCAGCCGGTGGCGCTGCGCCCAGGCCCAACGCGCAGCAATGGGCACACGCTGGAGGAGAGCCTGCAGTCCAGGCGCTCTATGCCGTACGGcagggggagcctggctggcacCCGAGGGCTCCCGTGTCCACAGCATGTGCGCCTTGCGCAGGGTCCCGTGAACCGGGGCCAAGGGGTCGCAGCCTGGGGAGCCGAGGCGAGGCGGTCACAGCCTCAGAGCGGGCATCGGCTTCGGGGGTGCGAAGTGCTTGGCTCAGGCTGCCCAAGGTCAGCGTCCCCCGCTCTGcacggccctgccctgccccagtgcGAGCCCACACCCGGGGAGGGCGGGCACAGCGCCCCTGCTGGGGGCACCGCGGTGCCGGGCTCCCGGACGCCGGAGGGGGGCGCATGGACCCCTGCTCCCCAAAGCACCTGGGCTGTGCGGCCAG TCGTGGTACCCGCGGGCGCCCTGTGCCTGGACGCTGTGCTCAGCAGCATCCTCAGCTTCGGGCTCCTGGCCGTGGCCATCGGGTCGGACTATTGGTACCTGGTGCGGGTGGAACCGGCGAGGGACCCGGAGTCGCCCAACTCCCACTCCGGGCTCTGGCGGGTTTGTGAAG GcaggaacatctgtgtcccattgattgacCCATTTGGGAGTGAAACCCAAGAGGTGCCCACGTCACTGCAGCATCTTATCT GCATGCACCGGGCCTTGGTGGTCATGCTGCCGCTCAGCCTCATTCTCCTTGTCTTCGGCTGGATCTGTGGCGTCGTCAGCTCCTTGGCACAAAGCTGCTAGCTGCTGCTT TTCACAGGCTGCTATTTCCTGCTGGGAG GCCTGCTGACTCTGACCGGGATCAGCATTTACATCAGCTACTCGGAGGTGGCCTTCGCCGAGACCGTCCGCATGTACAACCAACAGCACTTTGACCATGTCCACATCAGCTTTGGCTGGTCCATGGCACTGGCCTGGCTCTCCTTCAGCTCAGAGGTGCTGGctggctccctcctcctcctcgctgcccagctcctcagcctgcaGCAAGCCACACGCTCTGTGGCCATCTGA